ATTCGCTCCGTTCGAAAAGGTATTGGCGTTCGGCAGAAATTGTCTTCAGGCGCTGCCTGACACTCTCTTCATCAGCAATGAATGTTTCACCGCGCCAGAGCTCAGCGATGTTCTGTACCTGCCTCAGCGCCGGGTAAATATCTGCGTAGCCTGCAAGATTGGTGCCACCCGAAGTAATCACCGGCGTCAGCTCGCTCTCACCCAGCGATCTATCGGCGGCAAATTTTTGCATCGCAGCGGCGAGATGCGAAACCGCCGGGCGCAGGGGTGCAATTCTCACTTCGGCGACGGGGCCGAGACTGCGCTGTGTTTCGTGTGAGAAAGACTTTATGGTTTCGATTTCATCGCCGAAGAAGTCGAGACGAACCGGTAGGTCTTCATCGGGGGCAAAAACATCGACGACGCCACCCTTGATGCAAAATTCTCCCGGGCGTTCAACAGGATTCGCGTGCCGAAACCCGCAGGACAGCAGAAACTCAGCGAAGCGACTGCGCGCAAAGTGCATACCGGGTGTGAGCGTACGCTCCACCTCGGCGACTTCGAGGTCTGTCGCGATCGGGTAGGTCAGACCTTCGACTGAAGCAACGATCAGGCAGGGGACTTCTGAGCGAATGAAAAGTTCGGCGCGCGTGCGGTGGTATTCTTTTTCCTGATCGGGTGCGGTGAAGCTGTAAGGTATCACGCCCCATGAGACAAGCGCGGCGGTTTCTAGCTGCGATAACGTGAGCTGGTGCAGTGAGCCCAGAGCGCGCAGCCACTCGAGCGCGGTATTGTCGTCAGGTACGATGTAGAGAGTGCGCCCGGGTTTTGGGGCCGTTGTTGCGCGTGTGAACGCGAGCATCGGCAGAATACCTGCCGGCAGATTCGCTGCTGCTTGAGTCTTTGCGGCGAGATCTTGCAGCGCCGCTGAGAGTTTTTTCGGTAACGCGCTTTCAGCCATGGTGTCCCGACCGGTAATAGGTGCGCGGATAGCGCGTGCTATCAACCTGCAGCGCCGCGCCATAAACTTTCTGCAGCCACGCATACGCGACGACGGCGACGCTGTTCGCGAGATTGAGGCTGCGCACGGGCCCGAACATCGGTAACGCCAATGTCTGGTCGACGCGAGAGAAGAGTGCAGGGGGCAACCCCATCGTTTCATTGCCGAAAACGAGCACGTCGCCCTTTTCATAACTGAATTCAAGCGCGCTCACAGTGCCCGCTTTTGAAATACCCAAGAGTCTGCGTCCTTTGCTCGCGCGGTAAAAATCGGCGAACCGCTGGTGGTGCGTAAAACGCAGGTGCGGCCAGTGGTCGAGCCCAGCTCGGCGCACCGCAGCAGAATCAAATTCAAAACCCGCTTTGCCTGTAATAATGAGCTCGCTATTGAGTGCGACACACAGCCGCGAGACATTGCCGGTGTTCTGCGGAATCTGCGGCCGGTGCAGCACGATTGTCGGCCCGGCAATCTCAGCCGAAGTGTTCGAAAGATTTTGCCCGGTGTGTAAAGTTTCGGCCATTGAGCTTGTAAGAAACGCGCGGGCGTGCCTTATGGATGTATTTTACCTTGCCGATGAGGCGAAAAGCGGGTGAGGATTCAGCACTTACTTTGCCGCCGCCTGAGACGAGGCCGAAGACTGCGAGATCTTCGGCGGCACTGAGCACCTGTAGGGCATTCCCTTCGCTGATTTTGCCGACGCTTTCGGCTGTCTGTACCTGGTCCAGGTCAATTTCAAGCTCGACAGAATTTGCTTCGGCCAGCAGGCGCAGCGTCTTTTCGACCGAGTCGCTTTGGTCGATAGCCGCAATGGGCCTCAATCCCTTGGGGTATGCGTGCAAGAACGTGGGTCGCTTGAAATACCTCGCGTCCCTCGCGCGCAGGTTTTTACTTTTCGAAAGAGCCGTGCGCGCCGTGTCGCTACCGCCGACGCAGCCGATCTGAAAGACAGAATCACCGGCTTTCAGAGAAGCAGCCTGGCGCGCGATAAAGCGCCCCGAACTGCCGAAAAAGCTTAAAGTGAAATGGTCATGCAAAGACCGCCCAGTGTCTCCCCCGATGAGGGTAATTGCGAAGCGGGTGAACAGGGCATCGAGCTCGCTCAAGAATGGCTTCACGAACCGGGTTGCCGCGTGTTCGGCGCGCAGGCCGAAATTCAGCAACGCAAATTCAGGTCTGATGCCTTTGACGGCGAAATCAGAAAAGTTGCGGGCGAAGAGCTTGTAGGCAATGTCTCGCGGTGAAAGCCAGGCATCGAGGTAGTGTATGCCTTCAACCAGACTGTCAGTAGCGACGTAAAGTTTACCTTGAGAGTGCAGCACCCCAATGTCGTCGGCGCGCAGCAAGTTTTGCTGCGAGCACTTCAGCCGCCCAAGCGCAGCAATAATCTGCTCTTCGCTGAGGCGCCTTTTATGTCTGTTCGCTTTGCTATACGCCGGCACGGCCCGAGGTCTTAGTCGCCGGTGCCCGGCGGTAATTTTGCCTCTGCGGCGAGCTCTACGGAGCGCCGGGTGGCCGCGGTAACGGCTTCCATCACTGCATTCGGGAAACCATGCCGGTGCAGCGATTTGAGCGCGACTGCTGTCGTGCCACCTGGAGAAGTTACATCGTGAATCAGGTTCTGCGGCGCCTCATGCGATTGCCGTGCGAGCTCAGCAGAGCCCAATACTGTCTGCAGCGCCAGCGCGCGGCT
The sequence above is a segment of the Turneriella parva DSM 21527 genome. Coding sequences within it:
- a CDS encoding tRNA (cytidine(34)-2'-O)-methyltransferase; this encodes MAETLHTGQNLSNTSAEIAGPTIVLHRPQIPQNTGNVSRLCVALNSELIITGKAGFEFDSAAVRRAGLDHWPHLRFTHHQRFADFYRASKGRRLLGISKAGTVSALEFSYEKGDVLVFGNETMGLPPALFSRVDQTLALPMFGPVRSLNLANSVAVVAYAWLQKVYGAALQVDSTRYPRTYYRSGHHG
- a CDS encoding thiamine-phosphate kinase, translating into MPAYSKANRHKRRLSEEQIIAALGRLKCSQQNLLRADDIGVLHSQGKLYVATDSLVEGIHYLDAWLSPRDIAYKLFARNFSDFAVKGIRPEFALLNFGLRAEHAATRFVKPFLSELDALFTRFAITLIGGDTGRSLHDHFTLSFFGSSGRFIARQAASLKAGDSVFQIGCVGGSDTARTALSKSKNLRARDARYFKRPTFLHAYPKGLRPIAAIDQSDSVEKTLRLLAEANSVELEIDLDQVQTAESVGKISEGNALQVLSAAEDLAVFGLVSGGGKVSAESSPAFRLIGKVKYIHKARPRVSYKLNGRNFTHRAKSFEHFG